The Gemmatimonadota bacterium genomic sequence CGTGGTACTGCTCTTGGCCTCGGCGGCGACGGCAGCGGCGCAGGACACCGCGTCGGTCAGCGCGAGCCGCGACAGCGTGCGACTGCGATTCGTCGACTCGGATATTCGGGGCGTCCTTCGTGCCCTCGCCCCGTATCTGCGCAAGCCGGTGTTCGCACCAGACCTGCCACCGACGAGGGTCACACTCGAGACCCCCATCCCCGTCCCGGTATCGATCGTTCCTCAGCTCCTCCGTGGCGTGCTCGAGGCGTCCTCGCTCTCGCTCGTCGAAGACTCGGCGTACTTCCGGGTCGCGCTGGTGCAGCCGCAACGCCCAGAGCAAGCGACGGGGGAAGGCGCTGAACGCAGGCTGCATGTCATCGCATTGCGCCACGCACGGGCGAGCGAGGTCGCTGCCATCGTCAACGCGCTCTACGGTGCGGGCGGCGAGGCCTTCACCGCTCGCCGTCTCGCGACGGGCACTCTTGCCGACGAATTGCGACGCAACCGAATCCCTCCCCAAGGAGCGGAGGAGTCGTCGCCCGCCAACGTACGCGGATCATTGCTCGGCCCGCTCTCGCTGGTCCCTGATGAACGGACAAACTCGCTGCTGGTTCGCGCAACGGAGCGTGACCTCGACGTGCTGCAGCAGGTAGTGCGCCAGCTGGATACGCGGCCGCTTCAGGTACTCATCGAGGTACTGATCGTGGAGGCGCGCAAGGATAGGTCGTTCGATCTTGCCACCGCCGGCGAGGCAACGCGCGAGCGGTCGGGTGAGACGGGAAGCCTGGCGCTCTCCAGCGCAAATCTCGGAGGGCTCGTCCTCAGGTTCATGAAACTCTCCCGAAGTGACGTGACGCTCCGCGTCAGCGCCGCCGCGTCGCGAGGCGACGCCAGGATCGTGTCGCGCCCCGTGCTCGTCGTCACCAACAATGCGGAAGCACGATTCCTGGTGGGATCGCAGCGCCCGTTTGTCCAGGTGAGCCGTTCGCTCCCGACGGACGCGGCCGTTCGTGATCAGGTGGTGCAGTACCGCGACGTCGGTACGAAGCTGACCGTCCGGCCGTCGATCAACGCTGACGGGTACGTGGCGCTCTTGGTGCAACAGGAGATGAGCACGGCCACCGACGAAACCCAGTTTGGCGCACCCGTGATCTCGACGCGAGAAGCGAGCACCGAGGTGTTGGTCCGAGACGGGCAGACCATGGTGCTCGGTGGGCTCACGGATTCGAGCCGCAGCCGGGCCCAAGGCGGGATTCCTCTCCTGTCGGCGATACCGCTGCTCGGCGGGCTCTTCGGCGAAGCCCGCAGGCGGTCGGCCGCCACCGAGATCTACGTCTTTCTCACCCCGCACGTGATACGGAGCGATGCGGATGCCGACAGCCTAACGACACCGCGACTCCCGGCATCCGGGAAGGCACAACGACCGTGAGAACCCAAGAGGCTGTGTCGATGGAACTGGAGTGTCCGCAGGAGGGCGACGCGCAGGTCGCGACGGGCGTGTCGCCGATCATTCTCGGCGAGTCTCTCGTCATGCAGGAAACCCTAGCGTTGGCGCGGCGCCTCGCGCCCTCCGGCTTGTCCATCCTGCTCGTGGGAGAGACAGGTACGGGAAAGGAGTTGCTGGCACAGGAGATCCATCGCGTGAGCGCGCGCCCCGGGCCGCTGGTCGACGTCAACTGCGCGGCGCTGCCGCGTGAGATGGTCGAGGCACTGCTCTTCGGGCATCGCCGGGGCTCTTTCACGAGCGCGAGTTCCGACGCAATCGGACTCGTGGAGTCCGCGCATCGCGGGACCCTCTTTCTCGACGAGCTTCAGAGCCTCGCCCCGGAGGCACAGCCAAAGCTGCTCCGGGTGCTGGAGAGCGGCGAGATCCGGCGAATTGGTGAGACGCGGAAGCGTGTCGTGCGCCTTCGCACGATCGCCGCCGCGCAGCCCAGCCTGGGGCGGGTGATCGGTGCCGGCGGTTTTCGGGAGGACCTCCTGCAACGACTTGCGGGGGTGGTCATTCACCTCCCAGCGCTCCACGAACGTCGAGACGACATCCCGTCGCTGGCGAGGC encodes the following:
- a CDS encoding sigma-54-dependent Fis family transcriptional regulator; amino-acid sequence: MELECPQEGDAQVATGVSPIILGESLVMQETLALARRLAPSGLSILLVGETGTGKELLAQEIHRVSARPGPLVDVNCAALPREMVEALLFGHRRGSFTSASSDAIGLVESAHRGTLFLDELQSLAPEAQPKLLRVLESGEIRRIGETRKRVVRLRTIAAAQPSLGRVIGAGGFREDLLQRLAGVVIHLPALHERRDDIPSLARHFGLMCGARPTDAAIDVLVDHEWPGNVRELRSAIERAACLAGSETISADTIRRALRLGTAQLVMLPRERGTESSTVKTRLLRVIAEHNWNAAAIAQALGVGRTTLFKELKEYGISLRELRTDTEQRVEHLSRQRAD